One genomic segment of Aquipluma nitroreducens includes these proteins:
- a CDS encoding DEAD/DEAH box helicase: MSFSSFGLSPALVNILTAQHYTQPYPIQKEAIPAILQQKDLLGIAPTGSGKTASYVLPILTNLQGQVAPKNRHARVLVLVPTRELAVQVRDVFIQFGTELPERVKTIAVFGGVSINPQMIGLQGVQVLVATPGRLLELVDSKAVHLSEIETLVLDEADKMLNLGFQEEMTRIFALLPKKRQNLLFSATLSDKLDSINQIILNNPVVIKIEPEKENIDLIEQTGYFVPLERKGPLLRYIIKKNNLQQVLVFTSSTFQADNVADKLCKNGIDAVSIHSKKSQGARTEALREFKTGTLRVLVTTDLLARGIDIEFLPHVINYELPRSPKDYVHRIGRTGRAENPGEAISFVTPEDQHHFRIIQKKMGKWVTMIDSANLDLKGF, from the coding sequence ATGTCCTTTTCATCCTTCGGTTTATCGCCTGCTCTTGTGAACATTTTGACTGCGCAGCATTATACACAGCCGTACCCTATTCAAAAAGAAGCTATTCCGGCAATTTTGCAACAAAAAGATTTGTTGGGCATAGCCCCAACGGGTTCGGGTAAAACGGCGAGTTATGTTTTGCCTATTTTAACGAATCTGCAAGGTCAGGTGGCTCCTAAAAACCGGCATGCCCGGGTTTTGGTTTTGGTGCCAACCCGCGAATTGGCGGTGCAGGTTCGTGATGTTTTCATCCAATTTGGAACCGAACTTCCGGAACGTGTAAAAACGATTGCTGTTTTTGGAGGTGTTTCAATTAATCCGCAAATGATAGGATTACAGGGTGTTCAGGTCTTGGTTGCTACTCCCGGAAGGTTACTTGAACTGGTTGATTCGAAAGCGGTACACTTGTCCGAAATTGAAACGTTGGTTTTGGATGAGGCCGATAAAATGCTCAATCTTGGTTTTCAGGAAGAGATGACACGCATTTTTGCACTGTTGCCAAAAAAACGTCAGAATCTTTTGTTTTCGGCTACGTTGAGTGATAAATTGGACAGTATCAACCAAATTATTCTGAACAATCCGGTGGTGATCAAAATTGAACCGGAAAAAGAAAACATTGATTTAATTGAGCAGACGGGCTATTTTGTTCCGCTGGAAAGGAAAGGTCCGCTGTTGCGCTACATCATCAAAAAGAACAACCTGCAGCAGGTATTGGTTTTCACCTCTTCAACTTTTCAGGCCGATAATGTGGCCGATAAACTCTGCAAGAATGGAATCGATGCCGTTTCAATTCACAGCAAAAAAAGTCAGGGCGCCAGAACTGAAGCTTTGCGAGAGTTTAAAACGGGTACGCTTCGGGTTTTGGTCACTACCGATTTGTTGGCGCGTGGCATCGACATTGAGTTTTTGCCGCATGTAATCAACTACGAATTGCCACGCTCGCCCAAAGACTACGTTCACCGGATTGGACGAACCGGTAGGGCTGAAAATCCCGGCGAGGCCATTTCGTTTGTTACGCCTGAAGATCAGCATCATTTCCGGATTATTCAGAAAAAGATGGGCAAATGGGTGACTATGATCGATAGTGCCAATCTTGATTTGAAAGGATTCTAA
- a CDS encoding ferredoxin--NADP reductase — MMNLIRHEIKIDESFYKVEEVRQLTNETFSLKLPKARFAFKAGQHISLGIHGDYQSREYSIYSGADDENLEVLVKEVQNGYFTPKLRKLKVGDLVEIHGPFGKFGMEPKDAETGKFVFIASGTGIAPFRSMVRTYPEIDYTLIHGVRHSEEAYDRNEYATDRYILCSSRDKKGTYHGRLTGYLKGCTFSPETHFYLCGNSDMIFDALEILKDKGFERDQIHCEVYF; from the coding sequence ATGATGAATTTAATTAGACACGAGATAAAAATCGACGAAAGTTTTTATAAGGTTGAAGAGGTCAGACAATTGACCAATGAAACATTTTCGCTGAAACTGCCCAAAGCCCGTTTTGCGTTTAAGGCAGGTCAGCATATTTCGCTGGGCATTCACGGCGATTACCAAAGTCGCGAATATTCGATTTACAGCGGTGCCGACGACGAAAATCTTGAAGTGTTGGTGAAAGAAGTGCAGAATGGTTATTTTACACCCAAACTCCGGAAGCTGAAAGTTGGTGATCTGGTCGAAATTCACGGACCATTCGGAAAATTTGGGATGGAACCCAAAGATGCCGAAACCGGAAAATTTGTGTTCATTGCAAGTGGAACAGGTATTGCGCCCTTCCGCAGCATGGTTCGTACATATCCTGAAATTGATTACACCTTGATTCATGGAGTTCGGCATTCTGAAGAAGCATACGACCGTAACGAATACGCCACCGACCGATACATTCTTTGCTCCAGCCGCGATAAAAAAGGAACTTACCACGGGCGACTGACCGGTTACCTGAAAGGTTGTACTTTTTCTCCTGAAACACATTTTTACCTTTGCGGCAACAGCGACATGATTTTCGATGCCCTCGAAATCCTGAAAGACAAAGGCTTTGAACGCGACCAAATCCACTGCGAAGTATATTTTTAG
- the miaB gene encoding tRNA (N6-isopentenyl adenosine(37)-C2)-methylthiotransferase MiaB, with amino-acid sequence MKYHLITLGCQMNLSDSERVSSVLESMGYERTENEEEASLLGMLACSVRQKPIDKVYNKIAQWNKWKNKRNVVTFVSGCILPADKEKFLKSFDLIFQMSELAQLPEMIREYGVVTPAGLRTPQPTMPKNEHIAEMWHIKPKYQSTYEAFVPIQNGCDKFCTFCAVPYTRGREVSRPSGEIIDEVRHLVNQGYKSITLLGQNVNSYGLDKNGEEINFAELLRQIGEYGKASGEEFWVYFTSPHPQDMNREVIEVIAAYDCLAKQIHLPMQSGDERVLIKMNRRHSMDKYRHIVADIRELIPQATLFTDIIVGFSSEGEAEFQNTAAAMNEFQFNMAYIAMYSPRPGAASYRWENEVSSDDKKDRLHRLSEILKGHSRAYNETLIGKTMRVLINGTDRKTGFSTGLNEGKLIVRLDCQNNSLMGKIVDVKITSAADFSMSGELQEVFSHSNQ; translated from the coding sequence ATGAAATACCACCTGATTACATTGGGTTGCCAGATGAACCTTTCCGATAGCGAGCGCGTGAGTTCTGTACTCGAAAGCATGGGTTACGAACGTACGGAAAACGAGGAAGAAGCCAGTCTGCTCGGAATGTTAGCCTGTTCGGTGCGGCAAAAACCCATCGATAAGGTTTACAACAAAATTGCCCAATGGAACAAATGGAAAAACAAACGCAATGTGGTCACTTTTGTCTCCGGATGCATTTTGCCTGCCGATAAAGAGAAATTCCTGAAATCGTTCGACTTGATTTTCCAGATGAGCGAATTGGCTCAATTGCCCGAAATGATTCGTGAATATGGAGTGGTGACGCCAGCCGGCTTGAGAACTCCACAACCTACCATGCCCAAAAACGAACACATTGCGGAAATGTGGCACATCAAACCCAAATACCAGTCGACTTACGAAGCCTTTGTCCCAATCCAGAATGGTTGCGATAAATTCTGCACCTTCTGCGCTGTTCCTTATACCCGTGGCCGTGAAGTTTCGCGCCCTTCCGGAGAAATTATAGATGAGGTGCGCCATCTGGTTAATCAGGGTTACAAATCGATTACCCTGTTGGGGCAAAATGTGAATTCGTATGGACTGGACAAAAACGGCGAAGAAATTAATTTTGCTGAATTACTCCGGCAGATTGGCGAATATGGAAAAGCTTCCGGAGAAGAATTCTGGGTGTATTTCACTTCGCCGCATCCGCAGGACATGAACCGCGAAGTGATTGAAGTGATTGCTGCATATGATTGTCTGGCCAAACAAATTCATTTGCCCATGCAAAGCGGCGATGAGCGTGTACTGATTAAGATGAACCGCCGCCATTCGATGGACAAATATCGCCACATTGTGGCCGATATTCGCGAACTGATTCCACAGGCTACTTTGTTTACCGACATCATTGTTGGTTTTTCTAGCGAAGGAGAAGCTGAGTTTCAGAACACCGCGGCAGCAATGAATGAATTTCAGTTTAACATGGCCTACATTGCCATGTATTCACCGCGACCGGGAGCTGCCAGTTACCGTTGGGAAAACGAAGTTTCTTCGGACGACAAAAAAGATCGGCTTCACCGGCTTTCCGAAATTTTGAAAGGACATTCGAGAGCCTACAACGAAACCTTGATAGGCAAAACGATGCGTGTCCTGATTAATGGAACCGACCGAAAGACGGGCTTCTCAACCGGTTTGAATGAAGGCAAGCTGATTGTACGTCTTGATTGTCAAAACAACTCGCTGATGGGGAAAATCGTTGATGTGAAAATCACTTCGGCTGCCGATTTTTCGATGAGTGGCGAACTTCAGGAAGTGTTCAGTCACAGTAATCAGTGA
- a CDS encoding carboxyl transferase domain-containing protein: MTTKIKQSDVRTSSPEFQENFRNYSEILKIFRDELALVSSHGGEAAVEKHRSRGKLLARERINLLVDQNTPFLELSSFAAYNQYENAFPSAGIVSGIGIVKGRECLIIANDATVKGGTYIRETIKKHVRAQEIARQNKLICIYLVDSGGIYLPEQAHVFPDRFDFGRVFYNQARMSAEGIPQISVVMGSCTAGGAYVPAMSDETIMVRNQGTIFIGGPPLVLAATGEEVTPEELGGAEVHTTISGVADHMAEDDLDALRICRDIVAGLPVQEKQKIEIQKEKEPLYPSEELYGLLPADLKKPINTHAIISRLVDGSEFQEFKANYGKTLVTGFARIWGFPIGIIANNSFLTSESSLKGAHFIQLCVQRKIPLLFLQNITGFVVGKKYEHGGIARDGAKLINAVANAAVPKFTVVIGGSFGAGNYAMAGRAFDPHFLFMWPHSRISVMGGEQASGVLKSIGSNGSGDNLLEQFNEESSAYYSSSRLWDDGIIDPADTRKVLAMAISVSLNRPFGEPGYGVFRM; this comes from the coding sequence ATGACCACAAAAATTAAACAAAGCGATGTACGAACTTCTTCTCCCGAATTTCAGGAGAATTTCAGGAATTATTCGGAAATACTGAAAATTTTTCGTGATGAGTTGGCTTTAGTCAGTTCGCATGGAGGCGAAGCCGCGGTTGAAAAACATCGCTCCCGGGGAAAACTGCTAGCTCGCGAACGCATCAATTTGTTGGTCGATCAGAATACTCCGTTTCTCGAACTTTCATCGTTTGCAGCCTACAATCAATACGAAAATGCTTTTCCATCGGCTGGAATTGTTAGCGGAATCGGCATTGTTAAGGGGCGCGAGTGCCTGATTATTGCCAATGACGCCACTGTAAAAGGTGGAACTTACATCCGCGAAACCATCAAAAAACACGTTCGGGCACAGGAAATTGCCCGTCAAAATAAACTCATTTGCATTTATCTGGTCGATTCGGGCGGAATTTATCTGCCTGAACAGGCTCATGTTTTTCCAGACCGGTTCGATTTTGGCCGGGTATTTTACAATCAGGCACGCATGTCGGCCGAAGGAATTCCGCAGATTTCGGTGGTGATGGGTTCATGTACTGCTGGCGGCGCTTACGTTCCGGCGATGAGCGACGAAACCATCATGGTGCGCAACCAGGGAACCATTTTTATTGGCGGGCCACCACTGGTATTGGCTGCTACTGGCGAAGAAGTTACACCGGAAGAATTGGGTGGTGCCGAGGTGCATACTACCATCTCGGGTGTGGCCGATCACATGGCTGAAGATGATCTGGATGCTTTGCGAATTTGCCGCGATATTGTGGCTGGATTACCTGTTCAGGAGAAACAAAAGATAGAAATTCAAAAAGAAAAAGAACCGCTTTATCCTTCTGAAGAATTGTATGGTTTGCTACCAGCAGATTTGAAAAAGCCAATCAACACACATGCAATCATTAGCAGATTGGTCGATGGAAGCGAGTTTCAGGAATTTAAAGCGAACTACGGAAAAACACTGGTAACTGGATTTGCCCGAATATGGGGTTTCCCAATCGGAATTATCGCCAACAACAGTTTCCTGACTTCAGAAAGTTCGCTGAAAGGCGCTCATTTTATTCAGTTGTGTGTGCAGCGTAAAATTCCGTTGCTTTTTCTGCAAAACATTACCGGCTTTGTCGTTGGTAAAAAATATGAACATGGTGGCATTGCTCGCGATGGGGCAAAACTGATCAATGCAGTTGCCAATGCCGCAGTTCCAAAATTTACGGTGGTGATTGGCGGCTCTTTTGGCGCTGGAAATTACGCCATGGCTGGTCGGGCTTTCGATCCACATTTTTTGTTTATGTGGCCACATTCGCGCATTTCTGTGATGGGCGGCGAGCAGGCTTCAGGAGTCCTGAAAAGCATCGGTAGTAACGGATCTGGAGATAATTTACTTGAACAGTTTAACGAAGAAAGTTCAGCCTATTATAGTTCGTCGCGTTTGTGGGATGATGGAATTATCGATCCGGCCGATACGCGAAAAGTTTTGGCTATGGCTATATCAGTTTCGCTTAATCGTCCGTTTGGAGAACCGGGATACGGGGTTTTCAGGATGTGA
- a CDS encoding YifB family Mg chelatase-like AAA ATPase produces MLIKTFASAVHGIDATTITIETEISQGIKFFMVGLPDNAVKESQQRIESAMRLNNFKWPHKKVVINMAPADIRKEGSAYDLPLAIGILAANEQIKSDKISNFLMVGELSLDGNLQPVKGALPIAIKAREEGFEGFILPKENAREAAVVDTLKVYGVESLSEVVGFFNDEVELEQTIVNTREEFFSKVNECDVDFSDVKGQENVKRALEIAAAGGHNIIMIGPPGAGKTMLAKRIPTILPPFTLREALETTKIHSVVGKIDRDTSLMTQRPFRSPHHTISDVALVGGGAFPQPGEISLAHNGVLFLDELPEFKRQVLEVMRQPLEDRTITISRAKFTVEYPASFMLVTSMNPCPCGYYNHPTKECVCAPGMVPKYLNKISGPLLDRIDIHLEVVPVPFKKLSDQAATEPSSAIRERVIKAREIQSERFAKSEGVFCNAQMSSKMIRQYVDLDEASSSLLKNAMEKLGLSARAYDRILKVSRTIADLEGNERVESHHLSEAIQYRSLDRENWGG; encoded by the coding sequence ATGCTGATCAAAACTTTCGCCAGCGCCGTTCATGGCATCGATGCAACAACAATTACGATTGAGACCGAAATTTCTCAGGGCATTAAATTTTTCATGGTAGGCCTGCCTGATAATGCTGTAAAAGAGAGTCAGCAGCGCATCGAATCGGCCATGCGGCTCAATAACTTTAAATGGCCCCACAAAAAAGTAGTGATCAACATGGCTCCGGCAGATATTCGTAAAGAGGGTTCGGCTTATGATTTGCCACTTGCGATTGGTATTCTTGCTGCGAACGAACAAATAAAATCAGACAAAATTTCAAATTTCCTGATGGTTGGCGAATTGTCACTCGACGGAAATCTTCAGCCCGTAAAAGGAGCCTTGCCCATTGCCATCAAAGCACGCGAAGAAGGTTTCGAAGGTTTTATCCTTCCAAAGGAAAATGCACGCGAAGCGGCTGTGGTCGATACCTTGAAAGTTTATGGCGTAGAAAGCCTCAGCGAAGTGGTCGGGTTTTTCAATGACGAAGTGGAACTGGAGCAAACCATTGTCAATACCCGCGAAGAGTTTTTCTCGAAAGTAAACGAGTGTGATGTCGACTTCTCTGACGTTAAAGGTCAGGAGAATGTGAAGCGTGCTCTGGAAATTGCTGCTGCCGGCGGTCATAACATTATCATGATTGGTCCTCCTGGTGCAGGAAAAACCATGTTGGCGAAACGGATTCCTACGATATTGCCACCGTTTACCCTTCGTGAAGCGCTGGAAACCACTAAAATTCATTCGGTAGTCGGGAAAATTGATCGCGATACCTCTTTGATGACTCAACGTCCTTTTAGGAGTCCGCACCATACAATTTCTGATGTAGCTCTCGTTGGCGGAGGGGCCTTTCCTCAGCCAGGGGAAATTAGCCTCGCGCACAACGGAGTCCTTTTCCTGGACGAACTTCCTGAGTTCAAAAGGCAGGTGCTCGAAGTGATGCGGCAACCCTTGGAAGATCGGACAATCACCATTTCAAGGGCAAAATTCACGGTTGAATATCCGGCAAGTTTTATGCTGGTGACTTCGATGAATCCGTGTCCGTGCGGATACTATAATCATCCGACCAAAGAGTGCGTTTGTGCTCCGGGAATGGTTCCCAAGTACCTTAATAAAATCTCAGGGCCATTGCTCGACCGAATTGACATTCATTTGGAAGTAGTGCCTGTGCCGTTCAAAAAACTGTCCGATCAAGCGGCTACTGAACCTAGTTCAGCCATTCGTGAGCGAGTAATCAAGGCGCGCGAAATTCAGTCCGAGCGGTTTGCCAAAAGCGAGGGCGTTTTTTGCAATGCTCAAATGTCGTCAAAAATGATCCGTCAATATGTCGATTTGGACGAAGCTAGCAGTAGTTTGCTGAAAAATGCCATGGAGAAACTCGGATTATCGGCTCGTGCCTACGATCGTATTTTGAAAGTTTCGCGCACTATTGCCGATCTGGAAGGAAATGAGCGGGTTGAAAGTCATCATCTGTCTGAAGCCATTCAGTACCGAAGTCTGGATCGGGAAAATTGGGGCGGATGA
- a CDS encoding type 1 glutamine amidotransferase: MKTLRIHYLQHVPFEGLGCIADWASVKGHSLSATKFYENTNLPKLADFDWLIVMGGPMGVYDEMKFDWLPAEKEFIRDAIQAGKTVIGICLGAQLIASSLGAKVYPNAEKEIGWYPVFSTEYGMNKNLLSGNLDPFPVFHWHGDTFDLPSGALRLASSEACLNQAFIYNHKVIGLQFHFEVTENSLHQMITFCGEELVIDRYVQSAETILGYVQFINEVNNRMFYLLDFMEGGKDV, translated from the coding sequence ATGAAAACACTCCGGATTCATTATCTGCAACACGTTCCTTTTGAAGGTTTGGGTTGCATTGCCGATTGGGCATCAGTTAAAGGACATTCGCTTTCAGCAACTAAATTTTATGAGAACACGAATTTGCCTAAACTTGCTGATTTTGATTGGTTAATTGTTATGGGTGGGCCGATGGGAGTTTATGACGAAATGAAATTTGACTGGTTGCCCGCTGAAAAAGAATTCATCCGGGATGCAATTCAGGCAGGGAAAACGGTAATTGGCATTTGCTTGGGTGCGCAATTGATTGCTTCGAGTCTGGGCGCAAAAGTTTATCCAAATGCCGAAAAGGAAATCGGTTGGTATCCAGTTTTTTCAACAGAATACGGAATGAACAAAAATCTATTGAGTGGAAACCTCGATCCATTTCCTGTTTTTCATTGGCACGGCGACACTTTTGATTTGCCATCCGGAGCGCTCAGGCTTGCTTCGAGCGAGGCTTGTTTAAATCAGGCATTTATTTATAATCATAAGGTTATCGGATTGCAATTTCACTTTGAAGTAACTGAGAATTCGCTTCATCAAATGATTACTTTTTGTGGCGAAGAACTGGTAATCGACCGGTATGTTCAATCTGCCGAAACGATTCTCGGCTATGTTCAATTCATCAACGAGGTCAATAACAGAATGTTTTATTTACTCGACTTCATGGAAGGCGGTAAAGACGTTTGA
- a CDS encoding type II toxin-antitoxin system HipA family toxin translates to MIENAFINIWNKRIGAIHWNSESGFADFEFDPAFSQYGLDVSPLKMPIREASDNIFSFRELAGSKTFKGLPGLLADVLPDRYGNELINTWLARVGRPSGSMNPVEMLCFIGKRGMGALEFEPVVPKSANQATIVEIGSLVDVAQQILTGRQSFQSQLSHDEQKSLSDILKIGTSAGGARAKAIVAWNAETGEVRSGQTDAPEGFTQWLLKFDGVDDSQFGATWGYGRVEMAYHLMALDCGIEMTECRLIEENGRAHFMTRRFDRPSDNEKLHVQTFCGLIHYDFNDIYSYSYEQLFQTMRMLRLTYPEAEQMFRRMVFNVMAQNCDDHTKNFAFTMNQVGEWKLAPAYDICHAYRPGSSWVSQHALSINGKRQGISRDDLLEVGRQMNVKKAPEIISQISEVVERWREFAEQVKVESELRDAIGKTLLII, encoded by the coding sequence ATGATTGAAAATGCTTTCATAAATATTTGGAATAAACGCATTGGCGCTATTCATTGGAATTCAGAATCGGGATTTGCTGATTTTGAGTTTGATCCGGCGTTTTCCCAGTATGGGTTGGATGTGTCGCCACTGAAAATGCCAATCAGAGAAGCCTCCGATAATATATTTTCATTTCGCGAACTTGCCGGAAGCAAAACATTTAAGGGTTTGCCAGGTTTGCTGGCCGATGTTTTGCCCGATCGTTACGGGAACGAGCTTATTAATACCTGGCTTGCCCGTGTTGGTCGCCCTTCAGGAAGTATGAACCCGGTTGAAATGCTCTGCTTTATCGGAAAACGTGGAATGGGAGCCTTGGAGTTCGAACCGGTAGTACCAAAATCTGCCAATCAGGCAACCATTGTGGAAATAGGAAGTTTGGTTGATGTAGCACAGCAAATCCTGACCGGGAGACAATCGTTTCAGTCTCAATTATCTCACGACGAACAGAAATCTCTATCAGATATTCTGAAAATAGGAACTTCAGCAGGTGGTGCCAGGGCAAAAGCAATTGTTGCCTGGAACGCTGAAACGGGCGAAGTCCGATCTGGTCAGACCGATGCTCCTGAAGGCTTTACACAATGGCTTCTTAAGTTCGATGGGGTCGATGACAGTCAGTTTGGAGCAACCTGGGGCTATGGCAGGGTTGAGATGGCCTACCACCTGATGGCTCTGGATTGCGGCATTGAGATGACCGAATGCAGATTGATCGAGGAGAACGGACGCGCTCATTTTATGACCCGACGGTTCGATCGACCCTCTGATAACGAGAAATTGCACGTACAAACGTTTTGTGGCTTGATACACTACGATTTTAACGACATTTATTCGTACAGCTACGAGCAACTGTTTCAGACGATGAGAATGCTGCGGCTGACTTACCCTGAAGCTGAACAAATGTTTCGCCGGATGGTGTTTAATGTGATGGCCCAAAATTGTGACGATCATACTAAAAACTTTGCATTTACAATGAATCAAGTGGGAGAGTGGAAGCTTGCGCCTGCTTACGATATTTGCCATGCCTACCGTCCCGGAAGCAGTTGGGTAAGCCAACATGCCCTCAGTATAAACGGCAAACGGCAAGGAATTTCGCGTGATGATTTATTGGAAGTTGGCCGCCAGATGAATGTAAAAAAGGCTCCGGAAATTATCAGCCAAATTTCGGAAGTGGTTGAAAGGTGGCGCGAATTTGCAGAACAGGTAAAAGTTGAGTCAGAGCTGAGGGACGCTATCGGAAAAACACTGCTGATTATTTAA
- the mtaB gene encoding tRNA (N(6)-L-threonylcarbamoyladenosine(37)-C(2))-methylthiotransferase MtaB, with the protein MNLTNTKKVAFKTLGCRLNQYETDALVTDFDKAGYQLVNFDESPDVVVVNTCTVTNQSDQKSRTTISQAARANSNAVVVVTGCMANNFKEKLESQDNITFVVENNRKSSILSLVDAHFSGEILHPNQLPQDVFRYEPVQKSLHTRSAVKIQDGCDNFCTFCIIPMVRGRAVSRPVSEVLESVRKTIENGFKEIVITGVNIGRYEDGEARFEDLLAQVLEVPGDFRVRISSLEPDGFGDRFVDLFKHPKLMPHLHLCLQSGSDKTLLRMRRMYDVEQFRKTVNRFRSVYPDFNFTTDIIVGFPGETEEEFKETLDAVHEFNFSHVHTFKYSVRRGTRAERLENHIPEKIKTERSAKIRELSEENKKQYLTSFIGKTQQVLVEKITQGIANGYGQHYIPVRFKSSGVQKNTVHSILLTEIRGTGENMYLFGELND; encoded by the coding sequence GTGAATCTAACGAATACTAAAAAAGTCGCTTTTAAAACCCTTGGCTGTCGGCTCAATCAATACGAAACCGATGCTTTGGTCACCGATTTCGACAAGGCTGGTTACCAACTCGTTAATTTTGATGAATCGCCTGATGTGGTGGTGGTCAATACCTGCACGGTAACCAATCAAAGCGACCAAAAATCACGAACAACGATTAGTCAGGCCGCCCGCGCCAACAGCAATGCCGTGGTAGTAGTGACCGGCTGTATGGCCAATAATTTCAAGGAAAAGCTCGAATCTCAGGACAACATTACTTTTGTGGTGGAGAACAATCGCAAAAGTTCGATTCTTTCATTGGTTGATGCTCATTTTTCAGGAGAAATTTTGCATCCAAATCAGTTACCACAGGATGTTTTTCGTTACGAGCCGGTTCAGAAAAGTCTGCATACACGCAGTGCCGTGAAAATTCAGGATGGATGCGATAATTTCTGTACGTTTTGCATCATTCCCATGGTACGTGGTCGTGCCGTTTCGAGACCCGTTTCTGAAGTTCTGGAGAGTGTGCGCAAAACCATCGAAAACGGATTTAAAGAAATTGTAATTACCGGTGTAAATATCGGCCGGTATGAAGACGGAGAAGCACGGTTTGAAGATCTACTGGCTCAGGTTCTTGAAGTCCCGGGAGATTTCCGGGTGCGCATCTCGTCGCTCGAACCCGATGGTTTTGGCGACCGTTTTGTTGACTTGTTTAAGCATCCGAAACTGATGCCGCACCTGCATTTGTGCTTACAAAGCGGTTCCGACAAAACGTTGCTGAGGATGCGTCGCATGTATGACGTGGAGCAATTCCGTAAAACAGTGAATCGTTTCCGGTCAGTTTATCCTGATTTTAATTTCACTACCGACATTATCGTGGGCTTTCCGGGTGAAACGGAGGAGGAATTTAAGGAGACATTGGATGCAGTGCACGAGTTCAATTTCAGCCATGTACACACTTTCAAATATTCAGTTCGCCGAGGAACACGTGCCGAACGATTGGAGAATCATATTCCAGAGAAAATTAAGACCGAACGATCGGCTAAAATCAGGGAACTTTCCGAAGAAAATAAAAAGCAATATTTGACTTCATTCATTGGGAAAACGCAGCAAGTTTTGGTCGAGAAGATAACTCAGGGCATCGCCAATGGGTATGGACAACATTACATTCCGGTTCGTTTTAAGTCGAGCGGGGTACAAAAAAATACGGTTCACTCCATTCTGCTAACCGAAATCAGGGGGACGGGAGAAAATATGTACTTGTTTGGTGAACTAAACGATTAG
- a CDS encoding tRNA1(Val) (adenine(37)-N6)-methyltransferase, producing MPRNNYFQFKQFWIIQERSAMKVGMDGVLLGAWADPSGAERILDIGTGTGLIALMMAQKNNRAQIDAIEVDQEAFSEAALNCQQSSWTDRIRLELCSLQEFAEGTAQKYDLIVSNPPFFTNGIKAPLESRAQARHSDSLPLDVLISGATGMLSEKGRIALVLPIETLPEIENLAQSNGLFISRLCRVKPNPPKPVFRILIELTNSECVIQESELMIEFEKHHDYTPEYRELTKDFYLKF from the coding sequence ATGCCCCGAAATAACTATTTCCAATTTAAGCAATTCTGGATTATTCAAGAACGATCGGCCATGAAAGTGGGCATGGACGGCGTATTGCTGGGGGCGTGGGCTGATCCTTCAGGCGCTGAACGAATTCTCGATATTGGTACCGGCACCGGACTGATCGCCCTGATGATGGCTCAGAAAAACAATCGGGCGCAAATTGATGCCATTGAAGTTGATCAGGAGGCTTTTAGCGAAGCAGCTCTGAATTGTCAGCAATCGTCGTGGACTGATCGGATTAGATTGGAATTGTGCAGCTTACAGGAGTTTGCTGAAGGCACAGCTCAGAAATATGATCTGATTGTGAGCAATCCGCCATTCTTTACTAACGGCATAAAAGCGCCGCTCGAAAGCCGCGCACAGGCTCGTCATTCCGATTCGCTGCCTTTGGATGTTTTAATTTCAGGAGCAACTGGCATGCTTTCTGAGAAAGGAAGAATTGCTCTTGTTTTGCCCATCGAAACACTTCCGGAAATTGAAAATCTGGCGCAATCGAATGGCCTTTTTATTTCGCGGTTGTGCCGTGTAAAACCCAACCCACCGAAACCTGTTTTCAGGATATTGATTGAATTGACCAATTCCGAATGCGTGATTCAGGAATCAGAATTAATGATCGAATTCGAAAAACACCACGATTACACGCCCGAATACAGGGAGCTGACTAAAGATTTTTACCTGAAATTTTAA
- a CDS encoding helix-turn-helix domain-containing protein, translating into MMENTNINWNELSDGALLEKIGQFVQQTRLRQNKSQQQVADAAGVNRSTLSQVENGRGGTLLSLIQILRVLNQMSFLKVFQVEEKISPMYLAKLEVKKRRRARTHKTDDLKPYSLPDW; encoded by the coding sequence ATGATGGAAAATACAAACATTAATTGGAATGAGTTAAGCGATGGAGCATTGCTTGAAAAGATTGGCCAATTTGTTCAGCAAACACGCCTTCGTCAAAATAAGAGTCAGCAACAGGTGGCCGATGCTGCCGGAGTTAACCGGAGTACCTTGAGTCAGGTCGAAAACGGTCGTGGAGGAACTCTCCTTTCTCTGATCCAGATTTTGAGAGTGCTCAATCAAATGTCGTTCCTGAAAGTTTTTCAGGTTGAAGAGAAAATTAGTCCCATGTATCTTGCGAAGCTGGAAGTGAAAAAGCGAAGGCGGGCCCGAACCCACAAAACTGATGATCTAAAACCATATTCTTTACCCGATTGGTGA